The genome window GCCAGGAACGCTTGATGCTCACATACTGAATGAGCGCACGAATGGCGATCAGAAAGCCAAAGGCACAAATTAACCACCACAGCCAAGAGTTCTCATGCGATGCCAAGTCTGTTGAATGCTTCACGATCAGCGTCCACTTGGCCAGCGACAGTCCAAAGCCGGATAATGCTCCATAACGGGCGGCAATTGTGTGACAGAAACAGGTTAGCATCAGAAAGCCAATCCAATTGAAGAGAAATGCAACCATGAAAGCCGTGATAAACATTATGTCCGTGCCGAGCAAATTGTCTGTCGTCGACAGACTGTTGTCCGGATCGCTGGCATCGATGGCAATGAATGTTAGAGCCGGCTGCGCCGAGCGAACGGCTCCGGGACCATCGCGCAACGGATTCGGAggcagtggcaacaacggattcggcggcggcggcaactgTTGCGTCGATGGCAAAGTTAGAAATGCGGGCGGCAGCTCTCCATTCAACGATTTCTCCATTTGCACCTCCTCGTAGGTGGGCAACTTGCCGTGCAGCTCCTGGGGCAGCGCCAAATCGTTCTGCGTCTGTGTCGCGTCCACGGCGTGTGTGGTCAACGCCAGCGATGGCATCTGCGGTGGCAATGCCACCTGTTGGCCACCCAGACCCTGTGCATCCGGCTCATACGGTGGCGGGGCACTGAAGTCAGCTTTTGGTGGTCCAAGTGCATCGTCTCCCTGCCCCGAGGGCGGCTGATTGTTGTGCGGCATAACTGCAAAAAGGAATacagaaataaattaataactaagatcaataaaatatagttgCAAGCTGTAAGCAAAACTTGGAGATCATCTGAGTTGTTTAAAAGTCAGTTTTGGTCTTTAGGTTTTTTCtttcgaatttatttttattttttaaacgtTAATAGTTTAGGTTAACGTGGCATTtcgtattaaattattaaataattaggCATTAAATTAGGTATCAAAAAATGGGCGGCTAGCTGCCAAAATTGCATTGCGTTAATTTcagctctcgctctctttcacGAACTTTATCGTCATCGTTTGGAAGGCACTCAAATACTTTCAAGTTTTGGTTAAAAAGTtaccacaaaataaaaagaaacaaaagtcaagtcgattaataaatattacaaaaaaataaacagtttaaGGATTAAAAGGACAT of Drosophila nasuta strain 15112-1781.00 chromosome 3, ASM2355853v1, whole genome shotgun sequence contains these proteins:
- the LOC132793704 gene encoding NEDD4 family-interacting protein 1-like, with the protein product MPHNNQPPSGQGDDALGPPKADFSAPPPYEPDAQGLGGQQVALPPQMPSLALTTHAVDATQTQNDLALPQELHGKLPTYEEVQMEKSLNGELPPAFLTLPSTQQLPPPPNPLLPLPPNPLRDGPGAVRSAQPALTFIAIDASDPDNSLSTTDNLLGTDIMFITAFMVAFLFNWIGFLMLTCFCHTIAARYGALSGFGLSLAKWTLIVKHSTDLASHENSWLWWLICAFGFLIAIRALIQYVSIKRSWRLLSASAQERLLFFY